The Leucothrix mucor DSM 2157 DNA window ATCGATTCCGGTACATGGCCGACGCTGTGCTTAGTTTGTGGCGCGAGCCAGCGGCGAATGTCCGGATCGGTCATTGGCGTGAGTGGGTGGTTTTGCATGCCGCACTCATTGAGCAGGGTATCATTTACAAACAAATGCCCTTGATACAGCGTGCGCCCGGCACCGGGAAAGGCGGGGCAAACAATCACGCAATCGGTGCCGATGGCTTCGGCGAGTGCATCGATTACGGGGCCGATATTGCCTTCGGGTGTGGAGTCAAAGGTGGAGCAGTACTTGAAGAAAAACTGTCGGCAGCCTTGGGCTTTTAGCCAATCCAGTGCCGCCAGTGCTTGCTCTACCGCTTGTGCAACGGGGATAGATCGGGACTTTAGCGCAATTACGCCAGCTTCAACATCGGGCGTGGCATTGGTGCTTGGTACACCCGTGTATTGCACCGTGCGCATGCCTTGCTTCGCTAGCGTATTTGCCAGATCCGAAGAGCCTGTAAAGTCGTCTCCAATACATCCCAGTAACATGATTTCTCTCCGTTAGTTCAGCCCGCTGTTAACGGGCTATAATTGTGTAAGGTTATGTTTTTTCAGTATTTCAACCAGTAAATTACCGGCTTTTTCGCGATGAATACGGTGAATACGGCGTGCAGTATCCGCATCTTTATTCTCGATAGCTGCCACTACATTGGCATGATCTTCATTAGACTTTAGCGGCATTGGGCGCAGTGATAAGGTCATCATGCGTACCCGATGCGATTGATCAATGTAGCGGTCAACCAGTTGAATCAGTCGCGAGTTGCCACACATGGCGACCAACAAGCGGTGAAACTTTTCATCCGAATTGGCCCAGGCTTTTAAGTCTTTATCCGCCAGGGCTTGTTCCATTTGTTCCACACTTTCGCGAAGCTCAGCGATCACTTCGGGTGGGTGATCTAACTGCGCTGCTTGCCAGGCCGCCATGGATTCCAGCGCGGTGAGTACCGCGTAGATTTCCATCATGTCTTTTACGGAAATGCGTTTTACAATCATGCCGTGACGAGCGCGGATTTCGACCAGTCCTTCAGACTCCAGTCGCATCATCGCTTCACGGGCCGGGGTACGGCTAATGTCCAGCAACTCAGCCAGTTCGCTTTCCATAATTTGATAGCCCGGGGGGAGCTCGTTCTCCAAAATGCGGCGCTTTAGTTCAACGTAAGCTTTGTCGGTTAAGGACAGTTTGGTCTTCTTACGTGGGGTTTTTTTAGTTGCCGCGGTCATAGTTCTTTATCCTTTTAGGCGGTTATTCAATCTGGGGTCTGATACAGGCACTCGTTTTGTCGGACACATACGCTGCATCAGCGATCATTATATTAGCAATATAGTCGCTTGCGGTGTTCATCAGTTGTGCGCCGCTCACAAAATGTTCAACAACATGCTGTTGTAACCGATAAACGCAATCGCCACCAAAGTCTTGATCTTGCCACTTATAGGGGATTTTTTGTTCATCATTTTCACCGTGTCGGCGAAATGACAGCTCGGCATCGCCATTCAAAAACAGGCAGCCGTGCTCCCCTTCGATTTGCATTTCGCCCATCGTAAGCCGACGATTTTTAGCCTTGTGATCACTCAGACGATTACCGTCGAAAATACCACGCGCACCGTTTTCAAATTTGAAAATGATCAGACCGGCATCTTCTCCTTTGATGACGGGGTTAATACGTCGCAAGTCCGCATAAGTGGATTCAACTTCTCCGAATAAATATCGAAATACATCAATAAGATGGACTGCAGTCTCATTCACTAAGAAGCGCTCCATTTGCTGAAAGTAGGGCTGTCGCTCAAGGTACGCTTCCGGCCCTTGGCCATCGCCCGGGCGCAGTGCAAAGCGTATTTGATACAACTCACCCAGCAGTCCTTCGTTCAATACTTCGCGTATTTTGGTATACCACGGTTGGAAGCGAAAATTCTCATGAATAATCACCGTGGCATTACGCGCTTCAATCTGATCAACCAGCGCTTTGGCATCAGCTAATGAGGGCGTAAATGGCTTCTGGCAAATCACTGGAATATTACGTTCAATACAAGCCATCACATAAGCCACATGAGTGACGGGCGGCGTAATGATATCCACCAGATCAGGCTTCACCGTATCCAGCATCAACTCAAAGTCCTGAAAGGTATCAGCGACATCGTATTGCTCGGCCAGCTCCTTGGCACTTTGCGGGTCGCGATTGCAGATTGCCACCAACTCAACCTCTGGCAAGCGTGCCCAGGCCGCATATTGAAAGCGACTGAAATAGCCGGTGCCAACGGTGGCTAAGCGAATCGGCGCGTTCATGAGTTGGCCTCAGTTTGCTCAGTACTAAGGCGCTGCGGGCCAGCAAAATTCCAATGTGTTGGCGGGTGGCCGGCATACGGTGATTCAAATTGATAAATCGACTCATCCAGCAAACAGCCGAGATACGCGGTGCGTAAATCGTCACCGCCAAATGCCAAACTGGAGATGTTTTTCAGGTACTTACTTTTAGCATTATCCAAGTGCGGACGGCCCATAGTGTGCGCCTGAAACGCGTCTTCCACCCAGCTTAAATGCTCAGGATCGCAGTCTTCAATCATCATGGTTTGCTCGCCATCGGGCGCAATGCGAATCACGCGATTACTCACGATGGAGGTAATCCAAATACCGCCTTCAGTATCGAAGGTTAAGCCATCCGGATACGTGCCAAGCCCAAATTCAGCAACCGTGGTTTTGTTCGAGAGATTGCCATTTTCCTCAATATCAAAACTTACTAGCTTGCGGGCAAAAGTCTCATTTACATACAAGCGCTTACCATCCGGATGCACCACGCATTCATTGGTATAGCCTAAGTTATCAGCAACGATTCTGGCCTTGCCCTGATCGACTAATACAACAAAGCCATCCGCGATATTTGGGCGATAGGCATCGCTGCGGGGCGTGGTGCGTGTGCTTACTGTAATCCAAACCCGACCTTGCGCATCTAAATGCACATAATTGGTTGGCGGCAGTGGAATGCCTTCGACCTCAAGGCAAAAGGGCGTGGTTTGGCCATCTTCAGTAATGCGGTAAACGCCACCGTCTTCCGCACCCAAGTGAGTGACGAGTACCGAGCCATCGGGCATCAGGCAAATGCCGTTAGGCTTTAGCTCTAAATCATCCTGCTTGGCCAGTAAATACCACTGCGAACCATCCGGCTCGATAACGCCGATGCCACCGCGCCAATCGGCGGTGTACAGGCGGCCATTCGCCGTCGCCAGCACACACTCGGGGCGATTAAGTTGAGTACCTAGTTTACTGATTGTGTCGAGTTCGATCATGTCTGAGAGTCCAGATTAACTAAATGGTAGTCCAGTATTAGCGAAATGCTTCAACCAGTGTCATTGAGATTGCCGGAATATACGTTACCAACATCAGTGCAAAAATGGCGGCTAAGTACAGCGGAGCCATCGCTCGGGCAATCGTCAGCACGCCGACACCGGATATTCTGGAGGCCACATATAAAGTAGCGCCAACCGGTGGGGTGAATAATCCCACAGCCACGTTGCAGGTCATAATTATGCCTAAATGCACAGGGTCGACGCCGAAAGTCATCGCTGTCGGAATAAACAATGGTGCGGTTAGCAAAATGGCAGGAACCGGATCTAATACCAGTCCTAATAACAGTAATACCAAGTTTACTAATAGTAGAAATGTGAACGGGCTGCTGGAAATGCTGTTGATGAATTCGGCCAGTATTTGAGGCAACTGCTCTAACGTGATTAACCAGCCGAGTACCGTTGTCGCGCCGATCACCACCATAACAATGGCGCTGGTGACAAACGAATCAATAATCAGCTTTGGCATATCGCGCAATGAGAAATCACGGTACAGCACCACGGTCACAAAGAAGCCATACACCACGGCAACGGCCGCCGCTTCTGTTGGCGTAACAAAGCCACCGAAAATACCGCCCAAAATAATCACCGGCATTAATAATGCGGGGAATGAGCGAACAAAGGCACGCCATAAAGCTTTGCGGCTGGTGCGTCGACCACCGGGATCACAGCTGGTGGTTTTACCCACGTAATAACACACGGCCATAAATAACATGCCAAAAATCAGCCCTGGTACAACACCGGCTAAAAACAGATCAGCAACCGACACATTCCCTACAAAGCCATAAATCAGCAACGGAATGGAAGGCGGGATGATGATACCAATGGTGCCGGCTGCGGCGACTAAGCCACCGGCAAAGGCTTTGGAATAACCTTGCTTGGCCATATTTGGCACCATGACCGAACCAATCGCGGCCGAGTCAGCAATGGCAGAGCCTGAGATGCCACCAAATAACATGGATGCGCCAACGACCACAAAGCCTAATCCACCGGGTAAAAAGCCAAAAGCTTCCTTAGCAAATTCGATAATCCGTTGACCCACGCCGCCACGGCCCATCAGCTCACCGGCGAAGATAAATAGGGGAATCGCGATAAAATGGTTTGGCTCGACGCCACTTATAAAATTCAGGTAAACCGCTTGCAGCGAATAGCCTAAATCGAACACAAAAATAGGCAGGATTGCAGTGATGAGAATCGCCCACACCAGCGGAATACTCAGCATAATGGTGCACAGAAACACCAGACAAATAAACAGTAAAATCATTGCGCGACCTCCGTTGTCTGGGCGTCTGTAATTACACCGCGACGGATATCCAGCAACGCATTATAAGTGTGGAAAATTAAGGTGAGTAACATGCCCGTCGGCATTGCGGCATACAGCACGCCAACCGGCCAATAGAGCACAGTAGTTTTCTGCGCCCAAGTATGAAATGAGATGCCATAGCCGTAGTAAATCAGGCTACAGAGCAAGAGGGCGACCACCACATTGATGGCGATCTCCAGATAATACTGAGCGACTTTAGGGAGTGCGTGTTGCACGATTTCCAGTACGCGCATATTCGCACCACGTGCTGTGGCTGCCGCACAGCCTAAAAAGGTGAGCCACAATAGCAAAAAGGCAGTGGCCTCCAGCGACCAAGCCAGATCAAAACCGGCGGCTCCCCGCAGTACGGCATTTGAAAAGATCAGCAGTAACACACTGGTTCCACCGAGTACTAAAAAGGTGTCGATTGCCACACTGAGATACTTTAGCGGGCTTGGGTAATGACTTCGGTAATCCACAAAACGCTCCTTAAACCAACAACATGGGGTACCTGACACTCAGGCACCCCGACTGAGCTATTTATTTAGCTGGCATCTTTTCACGGATTGCAGCGGCGTCGGACAGCACTTTGTCGACTTCCTCAGCGCCATACACATCTTTAGCCTTGGCATAGACTGATTGCACTGCATCGCGGAACGGACCAATTTTTGGCGTGGTGACAGTGGCACCGGCTTTTTCCATGGCTTCGATTTGCTCGTTAACTGAGCTGCGTACCAGATCACGGCTAAAGCTTGCGGCTTCTTTGGCGGCTTCTAATACCGCGGCTTTATCGTCATCCGAAAAGGCCTGCCATGTTTTTTCCGAAATGGTTAGTGGCAGCGGGCTGTACACATGACGAGTCAGCGTAACGTAGGGTGCAACTTCATAAAAGCGCAGGGATTTT harbors:
- a CDS encoding Gfo/Idh/MocA family protein translates to MNAPIRLATVGTGYFSRFQYAAWARLPEVELVAICNRDPQSAKELAEQYDVADTFQDFELMLDTVKPDLVDIITPPVTHVAYVMACIERNIPVICQKPFTPSLADAKALVDQIEARNATVIIHENFRFQPWYTKIREVLNEGLLGELYQIRFALRPGDGQGPEAYLERQPYFQQMERFLVNETAVHLIDVFRYLFGEVESTYADLRRINPVIKGEDAGLIIFKFENGARGIFDGNRLSDHKAKNRRLTMGEMQIEGEHGCLFLNGDAELSFRRHGENDEQKIPYKWQDQDFGGDCVYRLQQHVVEHFVSGAQLMNTASDYIANIMIADAAYVSDKTSACIRPQIE
- a CDS encoding SMP-30/gluconolactonase/LRE family protein, with the translated sequence MIELDTISKLGTQLNRPECVLATANGRLYTADWRGGIGVIEPDGSQWYLLAKQDDLELKPNGICLMPDGSVLVTHLGAEDGGVYRITEDGQTTPFCLEVEGIPLPPTNYVHLDAQGRVWITVSTRTTPRSDAYRPNIADGFVVLVDQGKARIVADNLGYTNECVVHPDGKRLYVNETFARKLVSFDIEENGNLSNKTTVAEFGLGTYPDGLTFDTEGGIWITSIVSNRVIRIAPDGEQTMMIEDCDPEHLSWVEDAFQAHTMGRPHLDNAKSKYLKNISSLAFGGDDLRTAYLGCLLDESIYQFESPYAGHPPTHWNFAGPQRLSTEQTEANS
- a CDS encoding TRAP transporter large permease, whose product is MILLFICLVFLCTIMLSIPLVWAILITAILPIFVFDLGYSLQAVYLNFISGVEPNHFIAIPLFIFAGELMGRGGVGQRIIEFAKEAFGFLPGGLGFVVVGASMLFGGISGSAIADSAAIGSVMVPNMAKQGYSKAFAGGLVAAAGTIGIIIPPSIPLLIYGFVGNVSVADLFLAGVVPGLIFGMLFMAVCYYVGKTTSCDPGGRRTSRKALWRAFVRSFPALLMPVIILGGIFGGFVTPTEAAAVAVVYGFFVTVVLYRDFSLRDMPKLIIDSFVTSAIVMVVIGATTVLGWLITLEQLPQILAEFINSISSSPFTFLLLVNLVLLLLGLVLDPVPAILLTAPLFIPTAMTFGVDPVHLGIIMTCNVAVGLFTPPVGATLYVASRISGVGVLTIARAMAPLYLAAIFALMLVTYIPAISMTLVEAFR
- a CDS encoding GntR family transcriptional regulator, which encodes MTAATKKTPRKKTKLSLTDKAYVELKRRILENELPPGYQIMESELAELLDISRTPAREAMMRLESEGLVEIRARHGMIVKRISVKDMMEIYAVLTALESMAAWQAAQLDHPPEVIAELRESVEQMEQALADKDLKAWANSDEKFHRLLVAMCGNSRLIQLVDRYIDQSHRVRMMTLSLRPMPLKSNEDHANVVAAIENKDADTARRIHRIHREKAGNLLVEILKKHNLTQL
- a CDS encoding TRAP transporter small permease produces the protein MDYRSHYPSPLKYLSVAIDTFLVLGGTSVLLLIFSNAVLRGAAGFDLAWSLEATAFLLLWLTFLGCAAATARGANMRVLEIVQHALPKVAQYYLEIAINVVVALLLCSLIYYGYGISFHTWAQKTTVLYWPVGVLYAAMPTGMLLTLIFHTYNALLDIRRGVITDAQTTEVAQ